One region of Parambassis ranga chromosome 21, fParRan2.1, whole genome shotgun sequence genomic DNA includes:
- the pdk1 gene encoding pyruvate dehydrogenase (acetyl-transferring) kinase isozyme 1, mitochondrial: MRLFRFLRSSVSIGKDIDFYSKFSPSPLSMKQFLDFGSENACEKTSFAFLRQELPVRLANIMKEINLLPDNLLRTPSVRLVQSWYMQSFQEILEFKDKNADDEKVTYDFTDAVINIRNRHNDVIPTMAQGLVEYKETYGTDPVVSQNVQYFLDRFYMSRISIRMLLNQHTLLFGGKVKVNPAHPKQIGSIDPHCRVSEVIKDSYENARNLCDRYYMNSPELILEEFNVKDQGSPITMVYVPSHLYHMVFELFKNAMRATMELYGDALEYPPVHAQIALGTEDLTVKVSDRGGGVPLRKIDRLFTYTYSTAPRPSIDGSRAAPLAGYGYGLPISRLYARYFQGDIKLYSLEGYGTDAVIYIRALSTESIERLPVYNKSVWKHYKTIHEADDWCVPSKEPKDMTTFRSF; this comes from the exons ATGAGGCTGTTCAGGTTCCTGAGGAGCAGCGTGTCCATAGGAAAGGACATCGACTTTTATTCAAAGTTTTCACCGTCTCCTTTATCAATGAAGCAATTTCTGGATTTTG GCTCAGAAAATGCGTGTGAAAAAACATCCTTCGCCTTCCTCAGGCAGGAGCTACCTGTGAGGCTGGCTAATATTATGAAGGAGATCAACTTATTACCAGATAACTTACTGAGAACTCCATCAGTCCGGCTGGTCCAGAGCTG GTATATGCAAAGTTTCCAGGAGATTCTTGAGTTCAAAGACAAAAATGCAGACGATGAAAAGGTCACTTATGA CTTCACAGATGCAGTGATAAATATCAGAAATCGGCACAATGACGTCATTCCCACCATGGCTCAGGGACTGGTGGAGTACAAGGAGACGTACGGCACAGACCCGGTCGTCAGTCAAAATGTTCAGTACTTTCTGGATCGTTTCTACATGAGCAGGATATCCATCAGGATGCTGCTCAACCAGCACA ctctgctctttgGTGGGAAGGTGAAGGTGAATCCTGCACACCCGAAACAGATCGGCAGTATTGATCCACACTGTCGGGTCAGTGAGGTCATCAAAG ATTCCTACGAAAATGCAAGAAATCTTTGCGACCGTTATTATATGAACTCTCCCGAGCTGATCCTGGAGGAATTCAATG TGAAAGATCAGGGAAGTCCCATCACCATGGTTTATGTGCCATCTCATTTATATCACATGGTGTTTGAACTTTTCAAG AACGCCATGCGGGCCACCATGGAGTTATATGGAGATGCATTGGAGTATCCTCCTGTTCACGCACAGATCGCTCTGGGAACTGAAGATCTGACAGTCAAG GTCAGTGACCGTGGTGGAGGTGTGCCGCTGCGCAAGATCGACAGACTGTTTACCTACACGTACTCCACAGCTCCACGGCCGAGCATCGACGGTTCCCGTGCTGCTCCTCTG GCTGGTTACGGGTACGGCCTGCCCATCTCACGCCTGTATGCTCGCTACTTTCAAGGGGACATCAAGTTATACTCTCTGGAGGGATATGGAACTGATGCTGTGATCTACATTCGG GCACTGTCCACAGAGTCCATTGAAAGGCTCCCTGTCTACAACAAGTCAGTCTGGAAACACTACAAGACCATCCATGAGGCAGACGACTGGTGTGTCCCGAGCAAAGAGCCAAAGGACATGACAACATTTCGGAGTTTCTAG
- the nup62l gene encoding nucleoporin 62 like, protein MSGGFNFGQPTTGFSFGAQKTTAAAPTTGFGLTSSTPAPSGGGFAFGAPTQPSVNPNPNPNPNPTGGFSFGTPAKSTAATGGFAFGTPTTSFGLGAAPQTTAAPGLTLGSTAAPAPTGTGFTLGGVGLSAQPAAAAPAGGGFSFGGAPQAQPVVPTVTPAAAPAPAALTAPAALTAAVAPNTTSGFGGFSFGATKVQATTAAAPMAAPGGGFSFGGSVASSLSQPQPASTTPATTTQGGGFAFGIKPSTTPAPPASTQAAPTSGPSLFAAPITSAAVPTATGTGFTLGVAPASTTSAAATSTAPATGLAFMLKPLGSAAATSTPISTVTAAATTTAATGFTLGLKPASSTVPTTTATATTIATTTTAPPVMTYAQLEGLINKWSLELEDQERHFLQQATQVNAWDRMLVENGEKITSLHKEMEKVKLDQRRLNQELDFILSQQKELEDLLCPLEESVKEQSGTIYMQNADEERERTYKLAENVDAQLKRMSQDLKEIIEHLNTSSGPADTSDPLQQICKILNAHMDSLQWIDQNSVLLQRRVEEVSKLCDTQRKEQEKTFRLTFD, encoded by the exons ATGAGCGGTGGATTCAACTTTGGACAGCCTACCACGGGCTTCAGCTTCGGGGCTCAGAAGACCACAGCCGCTGCCCCCACTACGGGCTTCGGGCTGACAAGCTCCACACCTGCACCCTCCGGAGGCGGCTTCGCTTTCGGTGCTCCTACCCAGCCCAGCGTCAACCCTAACCCCAACCCCAACCCCAACCCTACAGGAGGTTTCAGCTTTGGGACCCCAGCAAAGAGTACTGCAGCCACGGGAGGCTTCGCCTTTGGGACACCCACAACTTCATTCGGTCTGGgtgcggctcctcaaaccacagcagcaccagggTTGACTTTAGGCTCCACGGCAGCTCCAGCTCCTACCGGGACAGGGTTCACCCTTGGGGGCGTCGGTTTATCTGCACAGCCCGCCGCTGCCGCACCTGCAGGAGGGGGCTTCTCCTTTGGAGGTGCCCCTCAGGCTCAACCTGTTGTACCAACagtcacaccagcagcagcaccagcaccagCCGCACTGACGGCACCAGCAGCACTGACGGCAGCAGTAGCACCAAACACAACATCAGGGTTTGGAGGGTTCAGTTTTGGAGCTACCAAAGTACAGGCCACCACAGCTGCAGCCCCCATGGCTGCACCAGGAGGGGGCTTCAGCTTTGGTGGCAGTGTTGCCTCCAGCCTCAGTCAACCGCAGCCAGCCTCCACCACTCCAGCCACAACAACCCAGGGAGGTGGATTTGCCTTTGGAATTAAACCTTCAACaaccccagctcctcctgcaTCAACCCAAGCAGCTCCAACTTCAGGCCCGTCTCTCTTTGCTGCACCTATCACCTCAGCTGCTGTTCCCACTGCAACAGGTACAGGCTTCACTCTGGGAGTTGCTCCAGCTTCAACGACGAGTGCTGCTGCAACATCCACAGCACCTGCCACAGGTTTGGCTTTCATGCTTAAACCACTGGGATCAGCTGCGGCCACCTCTACCCCCATCTCTACAGTCACCGCTGCAGCCACCACAACAGCTGCAACAGGCTTTACACTGGGACTCAAACCTGCATCCAGCACAGTCCCCACAACAACTGCGACAGCCACAACAatcgccaccaccaccacggcTCCTCCGGTGATGACCTACGCCCAGCTGGAGGGCCTCATAAACAAGTGGAGTCTTGAGCTGGAGGACCAGGAGAGACATTTCTTACAACAGGCGACTCAGGTGAATGCCTGGGACCGGATGCTGGTGGAGAACGGAGAGAAGATCACTTCCTTGCATAAGGAGATGGAGAAGGTGAAGCTGGATCAGAGGAGGCTAAACCAGGAGCTGGACTTCATCCTGTCACAGCAGAAAGAGCTGGAGGACCTCCTCTGCCCATTAGAGGAGTCCGTGAAAGAGCAAAGTGGCACCATCTACATGCAGAATGCTGACGAAGAACGCGAGAGAACATACAAGCTTGCTGAGAATGTGGATGCACAGCTGAAGAGGATGTCGCAGGACCTGAAGGAGATCATAGAGCACCTGAACACATCCAGTGGCCCAGCAGACACCAGTGATCCT CTTCAACAGATCTGTAAAATCCTCAACGCCCACATGGATTCATTGCAGTGGATTGATCAGAACTCGGTACTCCTGCAGAGGAGAGTGGAGGAAGTGTCCAAACTGTGCGACACCCAGCGCAAAGAGCAAGAGAAGACCTTTCGCCTTACATTTGACTGA